The following proteins come from a genomic window of Methanofollis sp.:
- a CDS encoding ArsB/NhaD family transporter produces MNAEIIAIAVFIITYALIIDERIHRAVAAMAGAAVIVFAHIVPWDKIPHYLDLGTIFLLMGMMIIVNTARKSGLFEYIAIRTAKLAKGSPMRVLILFSLVTAVVSAFLDNVTTVLLLTPMLLYIAKLMKLNPVPFLVSEIFASNVGGAATLIGDPPNIMIASAAGLTFNEFLMNMGPVVVVDMAIMLVMLYLIYGRTLKVKPEEQETIASTIDALDERAAILDRSLFMKSVVTILLVVFLFFIHAQLELEPAIIALTGAAIILIWSRVPPEEIFEKIEWPALFFFGGLFIVVGALVETGLISQLASFVVSHVDSTAEAMIIIAWFAAFASAIVDNIPLTATLIPLITDMGQTMDVYPLWWALSLGACLGGNGTAIAASANVVVIGIAEREGVSITFMDFLKMGMLVLVVTVAAGLGVLLLMYGW; encoded by the coding sequence ATGAACGCAGAAATCATCGCAATAGCAGTATTCATCATTACGTACGCACTGATCATCGACGAGCGCATCCACCGCGCCGTTGCGGCGATGGCCGGCGCCGCCGTCATCGTCTTTGCCCATATCGTCCCCTGGGACAAGATCCCCCACTATCTCGACCTCGGGACGATCTTCCTCCTGATGGGCATGATGATCATCGTGAACACCGCACGAAAGAGCGGTCTCTTTGAATACATCGCAATACGGACAGCGAAACTGGCGAAAGGCAGCCCGATGAGAGTCCTGATCCTCTTCTCTCTCGTGACCGCGGTCGTCTCGGCGTTCCTGGACAACGTGACGACCGTCCTCCTCCTCACCCCCATGCTCCTCTATATCGCCAAACTGATGAAACTGAATCCGGTGCCCTTCCTGGTCTCCGAGATCTTCGCCTCCAATGTCGGCGGTGCGGCGACCCTCATCGGCGACCCACCGAACATCATGATCGCCTCCGCGGCAGGCCTCACCTTCAACGAGTTTCTCATGAACATGGGGCCGGTCGTCGTGGTCGACATGGCGATCATGCTCGTCATGCTGTACCTCATCTACGGCCGCACCCTCAAGGTGAAGCCGGAGGAGCAGGAGACGATCGCCAGTACCATCGACGCCCTTGACGAGCGTGCGGCGATCCTGGACAGGTCGCTCTTCATGAAGTCTGTCGTCACGATCCTGCTCGTGGTCTTCCTCTTCTTCATCCATGCGCAGCTCGAACTCGAACCGGCGATCATCGCCCTGACCGGCGCCGCGATCATCCTCATCTGGAGCCGTGTGCCTCCTGAGGAGATCTTCGAGAAGATCGAGTGGCCCGCGCTCTTCTTCTTCGGCGGCCTCTTCATCGTGGTCGGCGCCCTGGTGGAGACCGGGCTCATCTCGCAGCTCGCCTCCTTCGTTGTCAGCCATGTCGACTCCACGGCCGAGGCGATGATCATCATCGCCTGGTTTGCGGCCTTCGCCTCGGCGATCGTGGACAACATTCCCCTGACCGCGACCCTCATCCCCCTGATCACCGACATGGGGCAGACGATGGACGTGTACCCCCTCTGGTGGGCCCTCTCTCTCGGCGCATGCCTGGGCGGCAACGGGACCGCGATCGCCGCCTCGGCGAACGTCGTCGTTATCGGGATCGCCGAGCGCGAGGGTGTCTCCATCACCTTCATGGACTTCCTGAAGATGGGGATGCTCGTCCTCGTCGTCACCGTGGCCGCGGGCCTCGGCGTCCTCCTCCTGATGTACGGCTGGTGA